A single window of Xylocopa sonorina isolate GNS202 chromosome 5, iyXylSono1_principal, whole genome shotgun sequence DNA harbors:
- the Hk gene encoding potassium voltage-gated channel subfamily A regulatory beta subunit hyperkinetic isoform X1, giving the protein MSRLMLCNLGNTSTAGNDTNNNANTNSSMEDDDYYPLPTIYRCRAPIASLDCMEEFNGGGGGGGGGGGGGGGGGGVDSGVHCSNTAGTKEQLLTNCIAAQAQRLQHPSPGIRYRNLGKSGLRVSNVGLGTWTTFGIGGCGNEETAEAVVALAYDSGINVFDLSEAHSGHRAEIQFGRILLRRAWNRSSYVVTTKIYWNTKADGRGLSRKHIIESVQASLVRLQLSYIDIVMIHKVDPMCPMEEIVRAMNYVISKGWVMYWGTSRWTPVEIMEAYTNCRQFNCVTPIVEQAEYHLFYREKPELYMPELYNKIGVGLMAWSTVTIGMVSSKPEDYGVSFLSRSSYKNKYSSFSWTEDETQSLYKEQEYGWKEKSGDDETRKYSDKLRDVCALAERLGCSFGQLAIAWSLKNESVQCLLLGASNIDQLYESLQSLQLIPKLNANIMNEIERILDNKPSRPPMISTLALR; this is encoded by the exons ATGTCACGTTTAATGTTGTGCAACCTCGGTAATACGTCCACGGCAGGAAATGATACAAATAACAATGCGAATACGAACAGTAGCATGGAGGACGATGACTACTATCCGCTGCCTACAATTTATCG CTGCCGTGCACCTATAGCGAGTCTGGATTGCATGGAAGAATTcaacggcggcggtggcggcggcggtggcggtggcggtggcggcggcggtggcggtggcgtgGACTCTGGTGTACACTGCAGTAATACCGCTGGAACGAAGGAACAGCTACTGACTAACTGCATTGCCGCTCAAGCACAACGCTTGCAGCACCCTTCGCCAGGTATTCGCTACCGCAACTTGGGCAAAAGCGGTCTACGTGTTTCCAATGTTGGATTAG GTACATGGACTACTTTTGGCATCGGCGGCTGCGGTAACGAGGAAACAGCCGAAGCTGTAGTCGCGCTAGCCTACGACAGTGGCATAAACGTTTTCGACTTGAGCGAAGCTCACAGCGGTCACAGAGCGGAAATACAGTTTGGCCGAATTTTATTACGTCGTGCTTGGAATCGTTCGAGTTACGTTGTTACAACCAAGATATATTGGAATACCAA GGCAGATGGTCGTGGACTGTCACGTAAACACATTATCGAATCGGTGCAAGCCTCCTTAGTCAGGTTACAACTATCGTACATTGACATTGTGATGATTCATAAAGTAGATCCAATGTGTCCTATGGAAG aaatagtacgtgCTATGAACTACGTGATAAGCAAAGGGTGGGTAATGTACTGGGGGACATCACGTTGGACCCCCGTTGAAATAATGGAAGCTTACACGAACTGCCGACAATTTAACTGCGTAACACCGATCGTAGAACAAGCCGAGTATCATCTATTTTATAGGGAAAAACCAGAGCTTTACATGCCGGAACTGTACAATAAAATCG GTGTTGGTCTAATGGCGTGGTCCACGGTCACGATCGGTATGGTTTCCTCGAAACCAGAAGACTACGGAGTCTCATTTTTATCGAGATCCTCCTACAAG AATAAATATTCATCGTTCAGTTGGACAGAAGACGAAACGCAATCCCTATACAAAGAA CAGGAATACGGGTGGAAAGAAAAATCGGGCGACGACGAAACACGAAAATATTCAGACAAACTACGAGACGTTTGCGCGCTAGCCGAACGACTCGGTTGCTCTTTCGGACAGTTGGCTATCGCCTGGTCTTTAAAGAACGAAAGTGTCCAGTGCCTTCTCCTCGGTGCGTCGAACATAGATCAGCTATACGAGAGTCTTCAAAGCTTACAG CTAATACCAAAACTGAACGCCAACATAATGAACGAAATCGAGAGGATTCTTGATAACAAGCCGTCGCGGCCGCCGATGATTTCGACACTGGCGCTCAGATGA
- the Hk gene encoding potassium voltage-gated channel subfamily A regulatory beta subunit hyperkinetic isoform X3 — MSRLMLCNLGNTSTAGNDTNNNANTNSSMEDDDYYPLPTIYRCRAPIASLDCMEEFNGGGGGGGGGGGGGGGGGGVDSGVHCSNTAGTKEQLLTNCIAAQAQRLQHPSPGTWTTFGIGGCGNEETAEAVVALAYDSGINVFDLSEAHSGHRAEIQFGRILLRRAWNRSSYVVTTKIYWNTKADGRGLSRKHIIESVQASLVRLQLSYIDIVMIHKVDPMCPMEEIVRAMNYVISKGWVMYWGTSRWTPVEIMEAYTNCRQFNCVTPIVEQAEYHLFYREKPELYMPELYNKIGVGLMAWSTVTIGMVSSKPEDYGVSFLSRSSYKNKYSSFSWTEDETQSLYKEQEYGWKEKSGDDETRKYSDKLRDVCALAERLGCSFGQLAIAWSLKNESVQCLLLGASNIDQLYESLQSLQLIPKLNANIMNEIERILDNKPSRPPMISTLALR; from the exons ATGTCACGTTTAATGTTGTGCAACCTCGGTAATACGTCCACGGCAGGAAATGATACAAATAACAATGCGAATACGAACAGTAGCATGGAGGACGATGACTACTATCCGCTGCCTACAATTTATCG CTGCCGTGCACCTATAGCGAGTCTGGATTGCATGGAAGAATTcaacggcggcggtggcggcggcggtggcggtggcggtggcggcggcggtggcggtggcgtgGACTCTGGTGTACACTGCAGTAATACCGCTGGAACGAAGGAACAGCTACTGACTAACTGCATTGCCGCTCAAGCACAACGCTTGCAGCACCCTTCGCCAG GTACATGGACTACTTTTGGCATCGGCGGCTGCGGTAACGAGGAAACAGCCGAAGCTGTAGTCGCGCTAGCCTACGACAGTGGCATAAACGTTTTCGACTTGAGCGAAGCTCACAGCGGTCACAGAGCGGAAATACAGTTTGGCCGAATTTTATTACGTCGTGCTTGGAATCGTTCGAGTTACGTTGTTACAACCAAGATATATTGGAATACCAA GGCAGATGGTCGTGGACTGTCACGTAAACACATTATCGAATCGGTGCAAGCCTCCTTAGTCAGGTTACAACTATCGTACATTGACATTGTGATGATTCATAAAGTAGATCCAATGTGTCCTATGGAAG aaatagtacgtgCTATGAACTACGTGATAAGCAAAGGGTGGGTAATGTACTGGGGGACATCACGTTGGACCCCCGTTGAAATAATGGAAGCTTACACGAACTGCCGACAATTTAACTGCGTAACACCGATCGTAGAACAAGCCGAGTATCATCTATTTTATAGGGAAAAACCAGAGCTTTACATGCCGGAACTGTACAATAAAATCG GTGTTGGTCTAATGGCGTGGTCCACGGTCACGATCGGTATGGTTTCCTCGAAACCAGAAGACTACGGAGTCTCATTTTTATCGAGATCCTCCTACAAG AATAAATATTCATCGTTCAGTTGGACAGAAGACGAAACGCAATCCCTATACAAAGAA CAGGAATACGGGTGGAAAGAAAAATCGGGCGACGACGAAACACGAAAATATTCAGACAAACTACGAGACGTTTGCGCGCTAGCCGAACGACTCGGTTGCTCTTTCGGACAGTTGGCTATCGCCTGGTCTTTAAAGAACGAAAGTGTCCAGTGCCTTCTCCTCGGTGCGTCGAACATAGATCAGCTATACGAGAGTCTTCAAAGCTTACAG CTAATACCAAAACTGAACGCCAACATAATGAACGAAATCGAGAGGATTCTTGATAACAAGCCGTCGCGGCCGCCGATGATTTCGACACTGGCGCTCAGATGA
- the Hk gene encoding potassium voltage-gated channel subfamily A regulatory beta subunit hyperkinetic isoform X2: MSRLMLCNLGNTSTAGNDTNNNANTNSSMEDDDYYPLPTIYRCRAPIASLDCMEEFNGGGGGGGGGGGGGGGGGGVDSGVHCSNTAGTKEQLLTNCIAAQAQRLQHPSPGIRYRNLGKSGLRVSNVGLGTWTTFGIGGCGNEETAEAVVALAYDSGINVFDLSEAHSGHRAEIQFGRILLRRAWNRSSYVVTTKIYWNTKADGRGLSRKHIIESVQASLVRLQLSYIDIVMIHKVDPMCPMEEIVRAMNYVISKGWVMYWGTSRWTPVEIMEAYTNCRQFNCVTPIVEQAEYHLFYREKPELYMPELYNKIGVGLMAWSTVTIGMVSSKPEDYGVSFLSRSSYKNKYSSFSWTEDETQSLYKEEYGWKEKSGDDETRKYSDKLRDVCALAERLGCSFGQLAIAWSLKNESVQCLLLGASNIDQLYESLQSLQLIPKLNANIMNEIERILDNKPSRPPMISTLALR; encoded by the exons ATGTCACGTTTAATGTTGTGCAACCTCGGTAATACGTCCACGGCAGGAAATGATACAAATAACAATGCGAATACGAACAGTAGCATGGAGGACGATGACTACTATCCGCTGCCTACAATTTATCG CTGCCGTGCACCTATAGCGAGTCTGGATTGCATGGAAGAATTcaacggcggcggtggcggcggcggtggcggtggcggtggcggcggcggtggcggtggcgtgGACTCTGGTGTACACTGCAGTAATACCGCTGGAACGAAGGAACAGCTACTGACTAACTGCATTGCCGCTCAAGCACAACGCTTGCAGCACCCTTCGCCAGGTATTCGCTACCGCAACTTGGGCAAAAGCGGTCTACGTGTTTCCAATGTTGGATTAG GTACATGGACTACTTTTGGCATCGGCGGCTGCGGTAACGAGGAAACAGCCGAAGCTGTAGTCGCGCTAGCCTACGACAGTGGCATAAACGTTTTCGACTTGAGCGAAGCTCACAGCGGTCACAGAGCGGAAATACAGTTTGGCCGAATTTTATTACGTCGTGCTTGGAATCGTTCGAGTTACGTTGTTACAACCAAGATATATTGGAATACCAA GGCAGATGGTCGTGGACTGTCACGTAAACACATTATCGAATCGGTGCAAGCCTCCTTAGTCAGGTTACAACTATCGTACATTGACATTGTGATGATTCATAAAGTAGATCCAATGTGTCCTATGGAAG aaatagtacgtgCTATGAACTACGTGATAAGCAAAGGGTGGGTAATGTACTGGGGGACATCACGTTGGACCCCCGTTGAAATAATGGAAGCTTACACGAACTGCCGACAATTTAACTGCGTAACACCGATCGTAGAACAAGCCGAGTATCATCTATTTTATAGGGAAAAACCAGAGCTTTACATGCCGGAACTGTACAATAAAATCG GTGTTGGTCTAATGGCGTGGTCCACGGTCACGATCGGTATGGTTTCCTCGAAACCAGAAGACTACGGAGTCTCATTTTTATCGAGATCCTCCTACAAG AATAAATATTCATCGTTCAGTTGGACAGAAGACGAAACGCAATCCCTATACAAAGAA GAATACGGGTGGAAAGAAAAATCGGGCGACGACGAAACACGAAAATATTCAGACAAACTACGAGACGTTTGCGCGCTAGCCGAACGACTCGGTTGCTCTTTCGGACAGTTGGCTATCGCCTGGTCTTTAAAGAACGAAAGTGTCCAGTGCCTTCTCCTCGGTGCGTCGAACATAGATCAGCTATACGAGAGTCTTCAAAGCTTACAG CTAATACCAAAACTGAACGCCAACATAATGAACGAAATCGAGAGGATTCTTGATAACAAGCCGTCGCGGCCGCCGATGATTTCGACACTGGCGCTCAGATGA